Proteins encoded together in one Anopheles darlingi chromosome 3, idAnoDarlMG_H_01, whole genome shotgun sequence window:
- the LOC125953281 gene encoding chymotrypsin-2-like encodes MVNRGLSATMLLAALTVLLQTNDVHSIVGGHTTLPAEAPYIVSVRSVSGSSHLCAGVLVKTNWVLTTARCTIDQTEANLVVLAGSQRLLTNKKPLAISSVVRHPSYSATTGAHNLALLQLTTPITVSSRLGTIELTDAAVTTGAVTVFYGWGALRYGTTSFSNELQTLYQRALSTTDCRARLSSLVEGDICAIIQPGQAACTRDEGGPLVLQSTKKLIGIFSYGTQCSGVVPDVFVDVQSHRAWIVQTAV; translated from the exons ATGGTGAACCGAGGCCTATCAGCGACGATGTTGCTAGCAGCGTTAACCGTTTTGCTTCAGACAAATGATG TGCATTCCATCGTCGGAGGTCATACAACGCTGCCAGCGGAGGCACCATACATCGTctcggttcgatcggtttccGGATCCTCACACCTATGCGCCGGTGTACTTGTGAAGACGAACTGGGTCCTAACAACGGCCCGCTGTACCATTGACCAAACGGAGGCCAATCTAGTCGTACTCGCTGGTTCTCAACGTCTGCTGACGAATAAGAAACCACTAGCGATTAGCTCCGTAGTGCGCCATCCGTCCTATAGTGCAACAACCGGAGCGCACAATTTAGCGCTCTTACAGCTTACAACTCCCATAACCGTGTCATCACGCTTGGGAACGATTGAGTTGACCGATGCAGCGGTTACAACAGGAGCAGTTACCGTATTCTATGGTTGGGGAGCCCTGCGTTATGGAACCACCAGCTTCTCGAATGAATTGCAAACACTCTACCAGCGGGCCCTATCGACAACTGATTGTCGGGCTCGGCTTTCAAGCCTTGTAGAAGGCGACATATGCGCAATCATACAACCAGGCCAAGCAGCTTGTACT AGGGACGAAGGAGGACCACTTGTCCTTCAGAGCACCAAGAAACTGATAGGTATCTTTAGCTACGGTACGCAGTGCAGTGGTGTTGTGCCAGATGTTTTTGTCGACGTTCAATCCCACAGGGCATGGATAGTCCAAACAGCAGTATAA